The segment ATCATGTTTAATGAGAGAGCAAATACTCATTTATGTTTAATCTTAAGGAATAGACACTAACCTCAGATGGATGCCTAACCACATCAGTGAGTGTACTAGAAAAGTTTAAAGTTTTGATGCGTGTGGAACGATCGCTAACAGTGGCATCTTCAAACTTATCCCTGACTTCTCACTTGTGACATGAGGAATAGATCATCCTTTCTGGAATGTAACTGCGTTGCCCCTCTCTCCTCCCCACGATCGCCTTCCTCTGTAATTCTCACGCTGGCAGGAAGCGGTCGCGCCTCGGCAGAGGATAGAACGGTTATCGGATTATTACCAAGTGAAAAATGTAACGACAACGATTGTGTCCGTGATTTATGGAAACGGGCTACCTGAGATGATGTTGCAGTGAATAATCAATAAGTGTTAGAACACAGGGCGCCCAGCATAGTTGCCCGGAGGGCTATAGCGACAAACTAGAACATCCTGACCATTGGCTCTGGCAATTGCACAGCCCACTTGAGCTGTATTTCTCCAGACGACCTGAGTATAGTGACCAACATCCTTCCAATCGCCAGTAGAACTTACATTGGGAAATGTTCCACGGATGAAATACCGTTTTTCGTTGCCAAACGATTCGATCATCTGGGTATAGCTGAACCTACCTGCCGAACCTCCCCAAAGATTTTCACCTTCGCCTGAGCCTTGGCTATGCTGCAAGACCCCGCCTAACGATGCAAGGTGATTTGCCCATTCCTGAGCATGACTGGCTAAGGTGTTAGACCAAGTGAGGGCAGGAACACCAACCTCTGCTCGATAACGGTTATGAGCCTTGAGAATTTCGTCTGCCATTGAGTTTGGTGCTGCTGTTGCTGACTGAAGAGTCCACTGCTGGCGACCGGAGTTATCATCGGTGTGGTACAGGTCAACCTTTGTGCCATCAGAAGTGCAACTTAAATATCGTCTGGAATTGCTAATTCCTCCTGCGACTCGAATTCGACGCTTCCCGTTCCCAATATCCTCAAATAGCCATTGCTGACGACCGGAGTTATCATCGGTGTGGTACAGGTCAACCTTTGTGCCATCAGAAGTGCAACTTAAATATCGTCTGGAATTGCTAATTCCTCCTGCGACTCGAATGCGGTACTTCCCGTTCCCAATATCCTCAAACAACCATTGCTGACGACCAGAACCATCATCGGTGTGGTACAGGTCAACCTTTGTGCCGTCAGAAGTGCAGCTGAGCAGGACGCGAGGCGTGGTAACCCCTCTCGCAATTTTCAAGTTGTAAAATCCCATAATGTAATTTTCTTAGTTATTTATCAAGTGGAAGATAAGACAGTGACAATCGTAACGGTAATTCATAAGAAGCGTGTCCCATTACATCAACCGATTAGGGGCATGACTATCCCTGGCTCATATCAATAATTCTTGGACTTCCGGCAGAACCAGCAAGCGCAACATGCCAAGTTCCTTTACCAGGAACCTGAACGGTAATATGCCATCGCATATCAGGGTTTGGGTCTGTTGGGCGACCACCCTGATGAGGTCCAGCAGTAACAGTAACATCTTGATTGTTTGCAGATGCAGCAAAGCCAACAACACCCCCTGCATTTTGTAAAATTCCCCTCACTTGTTTTTCGTTAAAGGGTAAGCCTTGTGGCCCTTGCCATCCTGGTGTAAATTGAACTCCCATAATTGCAATATCTGTTTACCCTAAATTTCAATCAAATGTTGAGACTCCGGTGTGAAAGGAAGTGAATCAGGTGGGCCAACCAAAGCATTGTGTCCAATAGTGCTGATATCTGTGTTGCCCTGGATCGTTTTCGAGGAAGTAGTATCCTACCCCAAGCTCTTGGTAGTTGGGGTTTAAGATGTTTTTGCGATGTCCTGGACTATTCATCCATCCTTGCACGGCTTTTTCCGGTGTGTCTCCACCTCCCTTAATGTTCTCCCCTACTGGGTAGGGGTAGCCTTCTGCCTGGGCACGTTGTTGCAGATTGCGGTGATCGAAAAAGTCTTGCATTGCCATATTGCGGGAATGCTTTTGTGCTGCTGCTGTTAGCTTGGCGTTGAAGCGGAGAGGGGGTAAATTCGCCTTGCGGCGTTCGATGTTTGTAAGGTCAAGCACTCTTTGAACTACGCCAGTGGCGGATGGGGCGGGTGGAGCGGTGTTCGCTACCCTCTTAAAGGAAGAAATCGTATCGTTTGCGTCACCACCAAATTCAGGATAGTTACCTGGCTCAAGGCATAGACTTCTTCCCTGAAAATTGGCGTGTTCAAAAAATTCCCAGACCCCGGAGTAGACTTTGATGGAGGAGATTCGATCGTTCCAAAACTCTCCAACAAAGGCAGAGTCATAATCAATTTTGCCTGAAGCGGCTCCAGAGAAGTTGAT is part of the Trichocoleus sp. genome and harbors:
- a CDS encoding CAP domain-containing protein, whose translation is MTIEIFKDINFSGAASGKIDYDSAFVGEFWNDRISSIKVYSGVWEFFEHANFQGRSLCLEPGNYPEFGGDANDTISSFKRVANTAPPAPSATGVVQRVLDLTNIERRKANLPPLRFNAKLTAAAQKHSRNMAMQDFFDHRNLQQRAQAEGYPYPVGENIKGGGDTPEKAVQGWMNSPGHRKNILNPNYQELGVGYYFLENDPGQHRYQHYWTQCFGWPT
- a CDS encoding CAP domain-containing protein, with the protein product MGFYNLKIARGVTTPRVLLSCTSDGTKVDLYHTDDGSGRQQWLFEDIGNGKYRIRVAGGISNSRRYLSCTSDGTKVDLYHTDDNSGRQQWLFEDIGNGKRRIRVAGGISNSRRYLSCTSDGTKVDLYHTDDNSGRQQWTLQSATAAPNSMADEILKAHNRYRAEVGVPALTWSNTLASHAQEWANHLASLGGVLQHSQGSGEGENLWGGSAGRFSYTQMIESFGNEKRYFIRGTFPNVSSTGDWKDVGHYTQVVWRNTAQVGCAIARANGQDVLVCRYSPPGNYAGRPVF